A DNA window from Rossellomorea marisflavi contains the following coding sequences:
- the hepT gene encoding heptaprenyl diphosphate synthase component II, translated as MKLNRLYSFLKADIEEIEKELEVAIQSDSSLLQEASLHLLQAGGKRIRPVFVLLSAKYGVYDINVVKHAAVSLELMHMASLVHDDVIDDAELRRGKPTIKAQWDNRVAMYTGDYIFARALEYMTHIRVPEAHRILSHTLVELCKGEIAQIQDKYRYDQHLRDYLLRIKRKTALLIAVSCQLGAISSGAPEEVHKRLFNFGYNVGMSYQIIDDILDLTSTEEELGKPAGSDLWQGNITLPVLYAMDDPEVKEKIIRVREESSLGEIQAVIEAIRGTDAIERSYALSKRYLDRALEDLDHLPANKVKRTLKNIANYIGKRKY; from the coding sequence ATGAAGTTAAATAGATTGTATTCGTTTCTCAAAGCGGATATCGAGGAAATAGAAAAAGAGCTGGAAGTAGCAATCCAATCGGATTCTTCCCTTTTACAAGAGGCTTCCCTTCACCTGCTTCAGGCCGGAGGTAAACGGATACGACCTGTATTTGTCCTGCTCTCTGCAAAGTATGGCGTCTATGATATCAACGTGGTCAAACATGCGGCCGTATCCCTCGAGCTCATGCATATGGCCTCCCTCGTCCATGATGACGTCATTGATGATGCGGAGCTCAGGAGAGGTAAGCCGACCATCAAGGCGCAGTGGGACAATCGGGTCGCCATGTACACAGGCGATTATATCTTCGCGCGTGCCCTTGAGTATATGACTCACATCAGGGTCCCGGAAGCCCATAGGATCCTTTCTCATACATTGGTGGAGCTGTGCAAAGGAGAAATTGCCCAAATCCAGGATAAATATCGATATGACCAGCACCTCAGGGATTATCTCCTCCGGATCAAACGGAAGACGGCACTCCTCATCGCGGTCAGCTGCCAGCTGGGCGCCATCTCTTCTGGAGCACCGGAAGAAGTACATAAAAGACTGTTCAACTTCGGATACAATGTCGGGATGAGCTATCAGATCATCGATGACATCCTCGATCTTACTTCAACAGAGGAGGAGCTCGGGAAACCGGCAGGAAGCGACCTTTGGCAAGGGAATATCACTCTTCCAGTGCTTTATGCCATGGATGACCCCGAAGTAAAAGAAAAGATCATCCGCGTAAGGGAAGAAAGTTCACTAGGAGAAATCCAGGCCGTTATCGAAGCAATACGGGGTACGGATGCCATCGAACGATCCTATGCCTTGAGCAAAAGGTATCTCGACAGGGCACTTGAAGACTTGGATCACTTGCCTGCAAACAAGGTGAAGCGTACGTTGAAAAACATTGCAAATTATATTGGAAAAAGAAAATATTGA
- a CDS encoding demethylmenaquinone methyltransferase encodes MQQSKEQRVHGVFEKIYGNYDKMNSVISFQQHKKWRKETMKHMSVEPGSKALDVCCGTADWTLAIAEEVGETGEVKGLDFSQNMLSIGEEKVRDSRFDNIELIHGNAMELPFEDDTFDYVTIGFGLRNVPDYLHVLKEMNRVLKPGGMAVCLETSQPTMPVFKQMYYGYFRFIMPIFGKLFAKSFNEYSWLQESARDFPGMKELAAMFEEAGFRDVHVKPFSGGVAAMHSGRK; translated from the coding sequence ATGCAGCAGTCTAAAGAACAGAGAGTACATGGAGTATTTGAAAAAATTTATGGTAATTACGACAAGATGAATTCTGTCATCAGCTTTCAACAGCATAAGAAGTGGCGCAAGGAAACAATGAAGCATATGTCGGTGGAACCGGGAAGCAAGGCACTGGATGTATGCTGCGGAACGGCTGATTGGACTTTGGCCATCGCTGAAGAGGTGGGAGAAACAGGTGAAGTCAAGGGGCTTGATTTCAGCCAAAACATGCTTTCGATCGGGGAAGAAAAAGTACGGGATTCCCGGTTCGACAATATCGAACTGATTCATGGGAATGCAATGGAACTGCCATTTGAAGATGATACCTTCGATTATGTGACGATCGGTTTCGGACTTCGGAACGTACCCGATTATCTTCATGTCCTCAAGGAAATGAATCGCGTGTTGAAGCCTGGAGGAATGGCCGTCTGCCTGGAAACATCCCAGCCTACGATGCCGGTGTTCAAACAGATGTATTATGGCTATTTCAGATTCATCATGCCGATCTTCGGAAAGCTATTTGCCAAGAGCTTCAATGAATATTCATGGCTACAGGAATCGGCCAGGGATTTCCCAGGCATGAAAGAGCTTGCAGCCATGTTCGAGGAAGCAGGCTTCAGGGATGTGCACGTGAAGCCATTCAGCGGCGGTGTGGCAGCGATGCATTCCGGAAGAAAGTGA
- a CDS encoding heptaprenyl diphosphate synthase component 1, which produces MKFIDCNHQANIIHQYVEEQLHHSYLKEYIDHPYIDRDRIHFLLLPFAEANGDISLEEVQWISTAMLLQIALDTHEKVTNSEFDPLKERQLTVLAGVYFSSLYYKILAETDEVDLIAILAKAIKEVNESKISIYKGDHADITALMKTLRKREASIISNFFAFMDDSRWEEVVSDVLVYKKLIQERSSLEETETTSFLQALAKVSLPSAMRESGLLKKKSEGHRHLLSSLDRLIEGVKAAVHRNMEDGGLVAPNLKKIVLELLPYAEPREMTKLYAEEG; this is translated from the coding sequence ATGAAATTCATTGATTGCAACCATCAAGCGAATATCATTCATCAATACGTGGAAGAGCAGCTGCATCACTCTTATTTAAAGGAATATATCGATCATCCCTATATTGATCGGGATCGGATCCATTTCCTTTTACTTCCGTTTGCAGAGGCGAATGGGGACATCAGCTTGGAAGAGGTTCAGTGGATTTCTACTGCCATGCTTTTGCAGATTGCCCTTGATACCCATGAAAAAGTCACCAATTCGGAGTTTGATCCGCTGAAAGAAAGGCAGCTCACGGTCCTTGCCGGAGTGTATTTCAGTAGTCTATATTACAAAATCCTCGCTGAAACGGATGAGGTTGACTTGATTGCGATCCTCGCAAAAGCCATCAAGGAAGTCAACGAAAGTAAGATATCCATCTACAAGGGAGATCACGCCGACATCACCGCCCTTATGAAGACCCTGAGGAAACGGGAGGCCTCCATCATTTCCAATTTCTTCGCATTCATGGACGATTCCCGTTGGGAAGAAGTCGTCTCGGATGTGCTTGTATACAAGAAGCTCATCCAGGAGCGAAGCAGCTTGGAGGAGACCGAAACGACAAGCTTCCTGCAGGCATTGGCGAAGGTTAGCCTACCGTCGGCCATGAGGGAGAGTGGGCTCTTGAAAAAGAAAAGTGAAGGTCATAGGCATTTGCTTTCGTCCCTTGACCGGCTCATTGAGGGCGTGAAAGCGGCCGTTCATCGGAATATGGAGGATGGGGGTCTTGTCGCCCCCAATCTGAAGAAGATTGTACTTGAACTGCTGCCCTATGCCGAACCACGGGAAATGACGAAATTATATGCGGAAGAAGGGTAA
- the mtrB gene encoding trp RNA-binding attenuation protein MtrB, with the protein MNSNDYIVIKAIEDGVNVIGLTRGTDTRFHHSEKLDKGEVMIAQFTDHTSAIKIRGKASIQTAYGEMESDSRK; encoded by the coding sequence ATGAACAGCAATGACTACATTGTAATCAAAGCCATTGAAGATGGGGTGAATGTCATCGGTCTGACCCGGGGAACGGATACACGTTTCCACCATTCTGAAAAGCTGGATAAAGGGGAAGTGATGATTGCTCAGTTCACCGATCATACGTCAGCCATCAAGATACGGGGCAAGGCGTCCATCCAGACCGCCTATGGTGAAATGGAGAGCGACAGCCGTAAATAG
- the folE gene encoding GTP cyclohydrolase I FolE, whose product MAEVNYRQIEDAVRLILEAIGDNPNREGLLDTPKRVAKMYAEVFSGMHQDPKEYFETIFGEDHEELVLVKDIPFHSMCEHHLVPFFGKAHVAYIPRNGRVTGLSKLARAVETVAKRPQLQERITSTVADTIMETLEPHGVMVVVEAEHMCMTMRGVKKPGASTVTTAVRGSFKEDAQARNEVLSFIKD is encoded by the coding sequence ATGGCCGAAGTGAATTACCGCCAGATTGAAGACGCTGTCCGATTAATTCTGGAAGCGATAGGAGATAATCCTAATAGAGAAGGTTTGCTTGATACACCTAAAAGGGTAGCGAAAATGTATGCTGAAGTATTCTCCGGCATGCATCAGGATCCGAAGGAATATTTTGAAACGATCTTTGGTGAAGATCATGAGGAGCTTGTCCTCGTCAAAGATATTCCGTTCCATTCCATGTGTGAGCATCATCTTGTACCTTTCTTCGGGAAGGCTCATGTAGCCTACATTCCCCGGAATGGCCGGGTTACCGGACTAAGCAAGCTGGCACGTGCGGTAGAGACGGTTGCCAAACGTCCTCAGCTGCAAGAACGGATCACATCGACCGTTGCAGATACCATCATGGAGACACTTGAACCTCATGGTGTCATGGTCGTGGTTGAAGCGGAACATATGTGCATGACAATGCGTGGCGTGAAGAAGCCGGGGGCAAGTACCGTTACAACGGCTGTGCGTGGAAGCTTCAAAGAGGATGCACAAGCGAGGAACGAAGTGCTTTCGTTCATCAAGGACTAA
- a CDS encoding HU family DNA-binding protein has protein sequence MNKTELINAVAEAAELSKKDATKAVDAVFDTIQESLANGDKVQLIGFGNFEVRERAARKGRNPQTGEEIEISASKVPAFKPGKALKEAVK, from the coding sequence ATGAACAAGACAGAACTAATCAATGCTGTTGCAGAAGCTGCTGAACTTTCTAAGAAGGACGCAACAAAAGCAGTCGACGCTGTTTTTGATACAATCCAGGAATCACTGGCAAATGGTGATAAAGTACAGTTGATCGGATTCGGTAACTTCGAGGTACGCGAGCGTGCTGCCCGTAAAGGCCGCAACCCACAAACTGGTGAAGAAATCGAGATCTCAGCAAGCAAAGTACCTGCTTTCAAACCAGGTAAAGCGCTTAAAGAAGCTGTAAAATAA
- the spoIVA gene encoding stage IV sporulation protein A — MERVDLFKDIAERTGGDIYLGVVGAVRTGKSTFIKKFMELVVLPNIASESERARAQDELPQSAAGRTIMTTEPKFVPNQAISVHVDEGLEVNIRLVDCVGYTVPGAKGYEDENGPRMINTPWYEEPIPFHEAAEIGTRKVIQEHSTIGVVVTTDGSIGEIGRGDYIEAEERVIEELKEVGKPFIMVINSARPHAPETEDLRLKLQDKYDIPVLAMSVESMRDSDVMNVLREALFEFPVLEVNVNLPSWVMVLKEEHWLRQNYQEAVKETVKDIKRLRDVDRVVHHFSEIEHIERAGLAGIDMGQGIAEIDLYAPDELYDEVLKEIVGVEIRGKDHLLELMQDFAHAKAEYDQISDALRMVKQTGYGIAAPSLSDMSLDEPEIIRQGSRFGVSLKAVAPSIHMIKVDVQSKFEPIIGTEKQSEELVRYLMQDFEDDPLSIWNSDIFGRSLSSIVREGIQAKLSLMPENARYKLKDTLERIINEGSGGLIAIIL, encoded by the coding sequence TTGGAAAGAGTCGATCTATTTAAAGACATTGCCGAAAGAACGGGTGGGGATATTTACCTGGGGGTTGTAGGGGCTGTAAGGACCGGGAAGTCGACGTTCATTAAGAAATTCATGGAACTGGTGGTCCTGCCCAATATTGCAAGTGAATCCGAGCGGGCCAGGGCACAGGATGAACTGCCTCAGAGCGCTGCCGGAAGGACCATCATGACGACAGAGCCGAAATTTGTACCGAACCAGGCCATTTCCGTTCATGTGGATGAAGGCCTTGAAGTGAATATAAGATTGGTAGACTGTGTGGGGTATACCGTACCGGGTGCCAAGGGATACGAAGACGAGAATGGCCCGAGGATGATCAACACGCCGTGGTATGAAGAACCGATCCCGTTCCATGAAGCGGCTGAGATCGGGACCCGGAAGGTCATCCAGGAGCATTCCACGATCGGTGTGGTCGTCACGACCGACGGCTCCATCGGCGAAATCGGTCGCGGAGATTACATCGAAGCAGAAGAGAGAGTGATTGAGGAACTGAAGGAAGTCGGCAAGCCGTTCATCATGGTCATCAACTCGGCAAGGCCGCATGCGCCGGAAACCGAAGACCTGCGACTGAAGCTTCAGGATAAATATGATATTCCGGTGCTAGCCATGAGCGTGGAAAGCATGAGAGATTCGGATGTCATGAACGTCCTGAGGGAAGCGCTGTTCGAATTCCCGGTCTTGGAAGTGAACGTCAATCTTCCGAGCTGGGTCATGGTGCTGAAAGAAGAGCATTGGTTGAGGCAGAACTATCAGGAGGCCGTCAAGGAGACGGTGAAAGACATCAAGCGCCTGAGGGATGTGGACCGGGTCGTCCACCACTTCAGCGAAATCGAGCATATCGAGAGGGCTGGACTGGCTGGTATCGACATGGGGCAAGGGATCGCCGAAATCGACCTGTATGCACCGGATGAACTCTATGATGAAGTGCTGAAGGAAATCGTCGGCGTCGAGATCAGGGGGAAAGATCATCTCCTTGAGCTCATGCAGGATTTCGCCCATGCCAAAGCGGAGTATGACCAAATATCCGATGCCCTGCGGATGGTGAAGCAGACGGGTTATGGCATAGCAGCCCCTTCCTTGTCCGACATGAGCCTCGATGAGCCGGAAATCATCAGGCAGGGATCGCGTTTCGGCGTCAGCCTGAAAGCTGTCGCTCCGTCGATCCATATGATCAAGGTCGATGTTCAGTCCAAATTCGAGCCGATCATCGGGACGGAGAAACAAAGCGAAGAACTTGTTCGCTACCTCATGCAGGACTTCGAAGACGATCCGCTGTCAATCTGGAACTCTGATATCTTCGGACGATCCCTGAGCTCGATCGTAAGGGAAGGCATCCAGGCAAAGCTATCCCTCATGCCTGAAAATGCCCGCTACAAGCTCAAGGATACCCTGGAACGGATCATCAATGAGGGGTCCGGCGGCCTGATCGCCATCATCCTTTAA
- a CDS encoding DUF2768 domain-containing protein encodes MTSMMKMWISFASMGFMFFAIITIYFSRYKIKQKILKFVTAFAAYIMMIAGGLTMLYIVLSGPSN; translated from the coding sequence ATGACTTCAATGATGAAGATGTGGATTTCATTCGCATCGATGGGCTTTATGTTTTTTGCGATTATCACCATTTACTTCAGCCGTTATAAAATCAAACAGAAGATATTGAAATTCGTCACTGCCTTTGCGGCCTATATCATGATGATAGCCGGAGGGCTCACCATGCTCTATATCGTATTGAGCGGACCGTCAAATTAA
- a CDS encoding NAD(P)H-dependent glycerol-3-phosphate dehydrogenase produces MVLADNDVPVRLWGHKQEQIDEINRHHTNAKYLKDIKLPETIRGYHDLAEALQGVDTIILAVPTKAIRGVLGRIQEEQAGPLTVVHVSKGIEPDSLLTISEIIEEEMDEVNREAIVVLSGPSHAEEVSLRHPTTVTVSSKNMKAAEEVQDLFMNKNFRVYTNPDLLGVEIGGALKNIIALAAGITDGLGYGDNAKAALITRGLAEIARLGTKMGANPLTFSGLTGIGDLIVTCTSVHSRNWRAGNLLGQGKNLDEVLENMGMVVEGVRTTKAAHQLAEKYDVKMPITNVLYDVLFNEVKAKEAVDHLMARVKTNEMEDLVNILGERLTD; encoded by the coding sequence ATGGTCCTCGCCGATAACGATGTACCGGTCCGCCTATGGGGACACAAACAAGAACAGATCGATGAAATCAATCGCCACCATACCAACGCGAAATACCTGAAAGATATTAAACTACCTGAAACGATCCGCGGCTATCACGACTTGGCAGAAGCCCTTCAAGGGGTGGACACAATCATCCTTGCGGTCCCGACAAAGGCAATCCGCGGAGTGCTCGGCAGGATTCAGGAGGAGCAGGCTGGTCCGTTGACGGTTGTTCATGTAAGCAAAGGGATCGAACCCGATTCACTCTTGACGATCTCTGAAATCATCGAAGAAGAAATGGATGAAGTGAACAGGGAGGCCATCGTTGTCCTTTCCGGACCGAGTCATGCCGAAGAAGTAAGTTTGCGCCATCCGACGACCGTGACGGTGTCTTCAAAAAACATGAAGGCCGCAGAAGAAGTGCAGGACCTTTTCATGAACAAGAACTTCAGGGTATATACAAACCCGGATCTTCTTGGTGTTGAAATCGGCGGGGCCCTGAAAAACATCATCGCCCTTGCTGCCGGGATCACGGACGGCCTTGGATACGGTGACAATGCGAAAGCTGCCCTCATTACGAGGGGGCTTGCAGAGATTGCACGACTGGGCACGAAAATGGGGGCGAATCCCCTGACATTCTCAGGTCTTACGGGAATCGGCGACCTCATCGTCACGTGTACGAGCGTCCACTCCAGGAACTGGAGAGCCGGAAATCTTCTTGGTCAAGGCAAGAATCTCGATGAAGTGCTGGAAAACATGGGGATGGTGGTGGAAGGCGTCCGTACCACGAAGGCTGCCCATCAGCTAGCCGAGAAGTATGATGTGAAAATGCCGATCACAAATGTTCTTTATGACGTGCTGTTCAATGAGGTCAAGGCGAAGGAAGCGGTCGACCATCTCATGGCAAGGGTCAAGACGAATGAGATGGAAGATCTCGTCAATATCCTCGGAGAACGTCTGACGGATTAA
- the der gene encoding ribosome biogenesis GTPase Der, with the protein MTKPVVAIVGRPNVGKSTIFNRIVGERISIVEDVPGVTRDRIYSSAEWLTHEFNMIDTGGIEIGDEPFLDQIRQQAEIAIDEADVIIFLTNGREGVTAADEVVAKILYRSSKPVVLGVNKVDNPEMRELVYDFYSLGFGEPYPISGSHGLGLGDLLDDVVKHFKQEEEEDYDDEVIKFSLIGRPNVGKSSLVNALLGEDRVIVSNVAGTTRDAVDSSYSYDGQDYVIIDTAGMRKKGKVYETTEKYSVLRALRAIERSDVVLVVIDGDEGIIEQDKKIAGYAHDAGRAVIIVVNKWDAVEKDEKTMNKWEKNIRDHFQFLDYAPIVFLSALTKKRIHTLLPMINVASENHSMRVQSSVLNEVVMDAVAMNPTPTDNGKRLRIYYATQVAVKPPTFVVFVNDPELMHFSYERFLENRIRDAFGFEGTPIRIIARARK; encoded by the coding sequence ATGACAAAGCCAGTGGTAGCCATCGTCGGACGTCCGAATGTCGGGAAGTCCACGATCTTCAACCGGATCGTCGGTGAACGGATTTCAATCGTCGAAGACGTACCGGGCGTGACGAGGGACCGGATCTATAGTTCTGCAGAGTGGCTGACTCATGAATTCAATATGATCGATACGGGCGGGATCGAGATCGGGGACGAGCCGTTTTTAGATCAAATCAGACAGCAGGCCGAAATCGCCATCGATGAAGCCGATGTCATCATCTTCCTGACCAATGGAAGAGAAGGGGTGACGGCTGCGGATGAAGTGGTGGCAAAGATCCTTTACCGGTCGAGTAAACCGGTCGTTCTTGGGGTAAATAAGGTAGATAACCCGGAAATGAGGGAATTGGTCTATGATTTCTATTCCCTGGGATTCGGGGAGCCTTATCCGATTTCAGGATCACATGGTCTTGGCCTGGGTGATCTCCTGGATGATGTAGTGAAGCATTTCAAGCAAGAAGAGGAAGAGGATTATGATGATGAAGTGATCAAGTTTTCATTGATCGGCCGTCCGAACGTCGGTAAATCATCCCTCGTCAACGCCCTTCTTGGAGAAGACAGGGTCATTGTGAGCAATGTTGCCGGAACGACCAGGGATGCAGTCGATTCCTCTTATTCCTACGATGGTCAGGACTATGTCATCATCGATACTGCAGGTATGAGGAAAAAAGGGAAGGTCTATGAAACGACGGAGAAATACAGCGTCCTTCGTGCCCTGAGGGCCATTGAGCGATCTGATGTCGTCCTGGTTGTCATCGATGGCGACGAAGGCATCATCGAACAGGATAAGAAGATCGCAGGCTATGCCCATGATGCCGGCCGTGCCGTCATCATTGTTGTGAACAAATGGGATGCTGTTGAGAAAGACGAAAAAACCATGAACAAGTGGGAGAAGAACATCAGGGATCACTTCCAGTTCCTTGATTACGCACCGATCGTATTCTTATCGGCCCTTACCAAAAAGCGCATTCATACGCTTCTGCCGATGATCAACGTAGCCAGCGAAAACCACTCCATGCGCGTTCAGTCCAGCGTGTTGAATGAGGTGGTCATGGATGCTGTCGCGATGAATCCAACCCCTACTGACAATGGGAAGCGTCTCAGGATCTACTATGCGACACAGGTGGCCGTCAAGCCTCCTACATTCGTTGTATTCGTCAATGATCCTGAATTGATGCATTTCTCTTATGAACGTTTCCTGGAAAACCGGATCAGGGACGCATTTGGATTTGAAGGAACTCCTATTCGTATCATTGCAAGAGCGAGAAAATAA
- a CDS encoding capping complex subunit for YIEGIA, which yields MSTVIQKFILAAVTTSPERVPSGTAVFHCKTIEELQKVCNNLEAILDGIAHELDEGLFIIVKH from the coding sequence ATGAGCACGGTCATACAAAAATTCATCCTGGCAGCAGTTACCACTTCGCCTGAAAGGGTACCTTCAGGAACAGCAGTCTTTCATTGTAAAACCATTGAAGAACTGCAGAAAGTGTGCAATAACCTGGAAGCCATCCTTGATGGAATTGCCCATGAGTTGGACGAAGGCTTATTCATTATTGTAAAACACTAA
- a CDS encoding YIEGIA family protein, whose amino-acid sequence MNDYVFPVIFGVVAGTLTRIYMLRTDYRQYPTYLHGKIIHIALGFIASGLGAIAIPALMEENFTAITFLTVAASQFRDVRNMERTTLTELDAYELVPRGATYIEGIAVAFESRNYLVIFTSLIATLTFIVFNFYIALVVSLACMFVSHMLMAGGKLKDIVDIEFIKPHFDGPGLYVDNIYIMNIGLPARQEEIMKYGMGFILAPKTFDANSTLANLGQRQAILHDISTSLGIFKDSGTPALTPLAKRDLDDGRVGIFVLPQKKDVDMAISILGQVPTLENAIRMPSESKANKEARK is encoded by the coding sequence ATGAATGACTATGTTTTTCCGGTGATCTTCGGTGTAGTGGCAGGGACCCTTACACGGATCTATATGCTGCGCACGGACTACCGGCAATATCCAACGTATCTTCACGGCAAGATCATTCACATCGCGCTTGGGTTCATTGCGTCAGGTCTTGGTGCCATCGCGATCCCTGCCCTGATGGAAGAGAACTTCACGGCCATCACCTTCCTGACGGTGGCGGCTTCACAGTTCAGGGATGTCCGTAATATGGAGAGGACGACACTCACGGAACTGGATGCCTATGAGCTTGTTCCCCGTGGAGCCACCTATATAGAAGGAATTGCCGTCGCCTTTGAAAGCCGGAACTATCTTGTGATCTTCACTTCATTGATCGCGACCTTGACCTTCATCGTTTTCAATTTTTATATTGCCCTTGTGGTCAGTCTGGCCTGCATGTTTGTGTCCCATATGCTGATGGCAGGAGGGAAGCTGAAGGACATTGTGGATATTGAGTTCATCAAGCCCCATTTCGATGGACCCGGGCTGTATGTTGATAATATCTACATCATGAATATCGGGCTTCCTGCGAGACAGGAGGAAATCATGAAGTACGGGATGGGCTTCATCCTCGCACCAAAAACGTTCGATGCCAATTCAACACTTGCAAATCTTGGCCAAAGACAAGCGATCCTCCATGATATCTCCACGTCGCTCGGGATTTTTAAAGATTCCGGTACGCCTGCCCTTACACCGCTGGCAAAGCGGGATCTGGATGATGGACGAGTGGGAATCTTCGTGCTTCCTCAGAAAAAGGATGTCGATATGGCAATCTCCATCCTCGGGCAGGTCCCAACGCTAGAAAATGCGATTAGGATGCCCTCTGAATCCAAGGCGAATAAGGAGGCACGCAAATGA
- a CDS encoding YphA family membrane protein yields MEGIFYLWILWGVWIFSTFLMRKGRVRFWISFFSLILIASFPFELEIGHYRVTMPLVLIVSLTLWTIRELSLRKKLYLFISLISTAMCLTGLKLVSIYDPVLMIVDPFIADVVVLIIMGFLFYGDAASRNVRYASALLGGALGQVFIGVILTAIGFGHTIGEHKYMDAAAVSFLILLGIDGLVYMNRLFNAKLQSNKGDVHHL; encoded by the coding sequence ATGGAAGGTATTTTTTATTTGTGGATTCTATGGGGAGTCTGGATTTTCAGTACGTTTTTGATGAGAAAGGGACGGGTACGTTTTTGGATTTCCTTTTTCAGTTTGATCCTGATTGCTTCCTTTCCATTTGAATTGGAAATCGGTCATTACCGGGTCACCATGCCCTTGGTCCTGATCGTATCGTTGACACTGTGGACTATAAGGGAACTGTCACTGCGCAAAAAATTGTATCTTTTCATCAGCTTGATCTCAACGGCCATGTGCCTGACAGGTTTGAAGCTGGTATCAATCTACGACCCTGTATTGATGATTGTAGATCCCTTTATTGCCGATGTGGTCGTCCTCATTATAATGGGCTTTCTCTTTTACGGGGACGCAGCTTCCAGAAACGTGAGGTATGCATCTGCCCTGCTAGGAGGGGCCCTGGGGCAGGTATTCATCGGCGTGATCTTGACGGCCATCGGTTTTGGACACACGATCGGGGAGCACAAGTACATGGACGCAGCTGCCGTTTCTTTTCTTATCTTGCTGGGAATCGATGGGCTTGTGTATATGAATCGATTATTTAATGCAAAACTTCAGTCGAACAAGGGGGATGTACATCACTTATGA
- a CDS encoding YpzI family protein, translating to MGKDRQEKKLKQSKRVESDRDQGLHYKGATSLESPDESRKHR from the coding sequence ATGGGAAAAGATCGTCAGGAAAAGAAACTGAAACAGAGTAAACGAGTAGAGTCAGATCGTGACCAGGGGCTTCATTACAAAGGTGCCACAAGCTTGGAAAGCCCGGATGAAAGCAGAAAACACAGGTGA